A section of the Verrucomicrobium sp. GAS474 genome encodes:
- a CDS encoding methyl-accepting chemotaxis protein, translating to MKNSDWTIGKRILVGCALLILINTVVGIFSCISISKLKSHTESIVTNWIPGINDAGAINAEIRTLNRLILQHILADTPEAKAKVETTFKTQLELVDKLVKDYGQSIDPEERELYAAMTRTVAAYIAQAKVVEGLSAAGQAKEAHETFDQQIVPLYAAARDAVVAENKYNQKGADVEGAETTSLAKFAFAAVASSVVIAFVVGLLTAFLNIRSITTALNAVSSSINDGSAQVASAAGQVSSNSQSLADGASEQAASLEETSASLEEISSMTQRNAESAQSAQALSGQARAAAETGALRTGEMQQEMAAIRQASDEMGAAIADIRASGNNVSKIIKTIDEIAFQTNILALNAAVEAARAGEAGAGFAVVAEEVRSLAQRSADAAKETAQMIEASVAQSARGVEVNQRVAVRVASIAEKSAGVRVSLDEIVTKVREVDALVSSIASASKEQTEGIGQVTKAVSAMDKVTQSNAAGAEETASAAQQLDTQSQELSAAVDILARLVNGSGGQAPSPASARIAPSAPRARVTASRTALQGSSRDNAFRNM from the coding sequence CCATACGGAAAGCATCGTGACGAACTGGATCCCGGGCATCAACGACGCGGGAGCGATCAACGCCGAAATCCGGACGCTGAATCGGTTGATCCTTCAGCATATTTTGGCCGATACCCCCGAAGCCAAGGCGAAGGTCGAGACGACCTTCAAGACCCAGCTGGAACTGGTCGACAAGCTGGTGAAGGATTACGGCCAGTCGATCGATCCCGAGGAAAGGGAACTCTATGCCGCGATGACGCGCACGGTCGCCGCCTATATCGCCCAGGCGAAGGTCGTCGAGGGCCTGAGCGCGGCGGGGCAGGCCAAGGAGGCGCACGAGACCTTCGACCAGCAGATCGTGCCGCTCTACGCCGCCGCCCGCGATGCCGTCGTCGCCGAGAACAAATACAATCAGAAGGGCGCCGACGTCGAGGGGGCCGAGACCACCTCGCTGGCGAAGTTTGCCTTTGCCGCCGTCGCCTCCAGCGTGGTGATCGCCTTCGTCGTCGGGCTGCTGACCGCCTTCCTCAATATCCGGAGCATCACGACGGCCCTGAACGCCGTTTCCAGCTCGATCAACGACGGTTCGGCCCAGGTCGCCTCGGCGGCGGGCCAGGTTTCCTCCAACAGCCAGTCCCTGGCCGACGGGGCGAGCGAGCAGGCCGCCTCCCTGGAGGAGACGAGCGCTTCCCTGGAGGAGATCAGCAGCATGACGCAGCGCAACGCCGAGAGCGCCCAGAGCGCCCAGGCCCTTTCCGGCCAGGCCCGCGCGGCGGCGGAGACCGGCGCCCTCCGCACCGGGGAGATGCAGCAGGAGATGGCCGCGATCCGGCAGGCCAGCGACGAGATGGGCGCGGCCATCGCCGACATCCGCGCCTCCGGCAACAACGTCTCGAAGATCATCAAGACGATCGACGAGATCGCGTTCCAGACGAACATCCTGGCGCTGAACGCCGCCGTCGAGGCGGCCCGCGCCGGGGAAGCCGGGGCCGGATTCGCCGTGGTGGCCGAGGAGGTCCGTTCCCTCGCCCAGCGGAGCGCCGACGCGGCCAAGGAGACAGCCCAGATGATCGAGGCCTCGGTGGCCCAGAGCGCCCGGGGCGTCGAGGTGAACCAGCGGGTCGCGGTCCGCGTCGCCAGCATCGCGGAGAAATCGGCGGGCGTCCGCGTCAGCCTCGACGAGATCGTGACGAAGGTCCGCGAGGTCGACGCGCTGGTGAGCTCGATCGCCTCGGCCTCGAAGGAGCAGACGGAAGGGATCGGCCAGGTGACCAAGGCGGTTTCGGCCATGGACAAGGTGACCCAGAGCAACGCCGCCGGGGCCGAGGAGACGGCGAGCGCGGCCCAGCAGCTCGACACCCAGTCCCAGGAGTTGAGCGCCGCCGTCGATATCCTCGCCCGGTTGGTCAACGGGAGCGGCGGGCAGGCTCCTTCGCCGGCGTCGGCGCGAATCGCCCCGTCTGCCCCGCGCGCCCGGGTCACGGCCAGCCGGACCGCCCTCCAGGGGTCTTCCCGCGACAACGCCTTTCGGAACATGTAA
- a CDS encoding chemotaxis protein CheW, which produces MQTTLKQDEAAAPSLAGKYLTFGLGRESYGIGVLKIREIIRMFEITPVPELPKHIRGVINLRGKIIPVIDLRCRFGISRAEGESTERNCTVVVHVERENGETCLMGLIVDAVEEVILIREEEIEPTPRFGGELSARYILGMVKIKGKVKTLLDIDAVLAADAAEILAGAAA; this is translated from the coding sequence ATGCAAACGACTTTGAAACAGGATGAAGCGGCGGCCCCAAGCCTGGCGGGGAAGTATCTGACCTTCGGCCTGGGCCGGGAATCCTACGGGATCGGCGTGCTGAAGATCCGGGAAATCATCCGGATGTTCGAGATCACGCCGGTGCCGGAATTGCCGAAGCACATCCGCGGCGTCATCAATCTCCGGGGGAAGATCATCCCGGTGATCGACCTGCGGTGCCGTTTCGGCATTTCCCGGGCCGAGGGCGAATCGACGGAACGGAACTGCACGGTGGTGGTCCACGTGGAGCGGGAAAACGGCGAGACGTGCCTGATGGGGCTGATCGTCGACGCGGTGGAGGAGGTCATCCTGATCCGTGAGGAAGAGATCGAGCCGACGCCCCGTTTCGGCGGGGAACTCAGCGCGAGGTACATCCTCGGCATGGTGAAGATCAAGGGGAAGGTGAAGACCCTCCTCGACATCGACGCGGTGCTGGCCGCCGATGCGGCCGAGATCCTCGCGGGAGCGGCTGCCTAG
- a CDS encoding DR2241 family protein, with product MPSISQTLEARLQASEGKPVFLGELVLLPSPAGWELRHRVDADAAGKSLRRLADLPAIREIGKADASGTYRPLRVARGLRNGWRTHPLVLPALVEALHALYPSALPFWAHPRPPVPFSETARRQTGMYRLVQTCGDEGEPLRAAIAGTCEAVCLRRRQWGPGTPAPETAPDAIPLPCPEACNYLIAKVREEIVAAGKKA from the coding sequence ATGCCCTCCATTTCGCAAACGCTTGAGGCCCGGCTGCAGGCCTCGGAGGGGAAGCCGGTCTTCCTCGGGGAACTCGTCCTGCTTCCCTCCCCGGCGGGATGGGAGCTGCGCCATCGCGTCGACGCCGACGCCGCCGGAAAAAGCCTCCGCCGCCTCGCCGACCTTCCCGCCATCCGCGAGATCGGGAAGGCCGACGCCAGCGGGACCTACCGCCCCCTCCGCGTCGCGCGGGGGCTCCGGAACGGCTGGCGCACCCACCCCCTCGTCCTCCCCGCCCTCGTCGAGGCCCTCCACGCCCTCTACCCCTCGGCCCTCCCGTTCTGGGCGCATCCCCGTCCCCCCGTCCCCTTCTCCGAAACCGCGCGGCGGCAAACCGGCATGTACCGCCTCGTCCAGACCTGCGGCGACGAGGGCGAGCCGCTCCGCGCCGCCATCGCCGGGACATGCGAGGCGGTGTGCCTCCGCCGCCGTCAATGGGGCCCGGGAACGCCCGCGCCGGAAACCGCGCCCGACGCGATCCCCCTCCCCTGCCCCGAGGCCTGCAATTATCTCATCGCCAAAGTCCGCGAGGAGATCGTTGCCGCCGGGAAGAAGGCCTAA
- a CDS encoding CbiX/SirB N-terminal domain-containing protein yields the protein MSGSRESQPRRRAALVVAGHGSTLNADSSTPTYRHADRIREQGLFAEVHECFWKEEPNFRFVLDQVEAERVYIVPDFISSGYFTEEVIPRELGLEPGSPITRRDGKTLCYCEPVGLHPSMTDVLLERAAVVVRASGVPPLDPETTALFVIGHGTGLNENSTKIVYEQAARIAALRPRPYAACHAAFMEQAPFIKEWRTIAAQPNVVAVPFFISDGLHSYEDIPVLLGMTENVREQGVLNPHAIDGRRLWYAPALGTDPRIADVIVAQVDKFDALHFANA from the coding sequence ATGTCCGGCTCCCGTGAATCCCAGCCCCGTCGCCGCGCCGCCCTCGTCGTCGCCGGGCACGGCTCGACGCTGAACGCCGATTCCAGCACGCCCACCTACCGCCATGCCGACCGCATCCGGGAGCAGGGCCTCTTCGCCGAAGTCCACGAATGTTTCTGGAAGGAGGAGCCGAACTTCCGCTTCGTCCTCGACCAGGTCGAGGCCGAACGGGTCTACATCGTTCCCGACTTCATCAGCTCCGGCTACTTCACCGAGGAGGTGATCCCCCGCGAGCTCGGCCTCGAGCCCGGCTCCCCGATCACCCGGCGCGACGGCAAGACCCTCTGCTACTGCGAGCCCGTCGGCCTCCACCCCTCGATGACCGACGTCCTGCTGGAGCGCGCCGCCGTCGTCGTCCGCGCCTCGGGGGTCCCGCCGCTCGATCCCGAAACGACCGCCCTCTTCGTCATCGGCCACGGCACCGGCCTGAACGAGAACTCGACGAAGATCGTCTACGAGCAGGCCGCCCGGATCGCCGCCCTCCGGCCCCGTCCCTACGCCGCCTGCCACGCCGCCTTCATGGAGCAGGCCCCGTTCATCAAGGAGTGGCGGACGATCGCCGCCCAGCCGAACGTCGTCGCCGTCCCCTTCTTCATCTCCGACGGCCTCCACTCCTACGAGGACATCCCGGTCCTCCTCGGCATGACCGAAAACGTGCGGGAGCAGGGCGTCCTCAATCCCCACGCGATCGACGGGCGGCGGCTCTGGTACGCCCCCGCCCTCGGCACCGACCCCCGGATCGCCGACGTCATCGTCGCCCAAGTCGACAAATTCGATGCCCTCCATTTCGCAAACGCTTGA
- a CDS encoding chemotaxis protein CheX, translating to MDVAAEIIASLNSAVVRIFSTMASLEVAPVESIDVSGNPADALHEVTGNVSFAGPAIAGVIYLSLPAALSRRVAGIITGDEAGVDEGAENDVLGEFTNMVTGNIKTHMADKGYNSALSIPNVLRGTSISVSCKGFTISRAFTFKVVDSGATFHVLALVKAD from the coding sequence ATGGACGTCGCCGCCGAAATCATCGCCTCCCTCAATTCCGCCGTGGTCCGCATCTTCTCGACGATGGCCTCCCTCGAGGTCGCCCCGGTCGAGTCGATCGACGTTTCGGGCAATCCCGCCGACGCGCTCCACGAGGTGACGGGGAACGTCAGCTTCGCCGGTCCCGCCATCGCCGGGGTCATCTATCTCTCCCTTCCCGCTGCCCTCTCCCGCCGGGTGGCCGGGATCATCACGGGCGACGAGGCGGGCGTCGACGAGGGGGCGGAGAACGACGTCCTCGGCGAGTTCACCAACATGGTGACGGGGAACATCAAGACCCACATGGCCGACAAGGGATACAACTCGGCCCTCAGCATCCCGAACGTCCTCCGCGGCACCTCGATTTCGGTGAGCTGCAAGGGCTTCACCATTTCCCGCGCCTTCACGTTCAAGGTCGTCGATTCGGGCGCGACGTTCCACGTCCTCGCCCTCGTCAAGGCCGACTAG
- a CDS encoding ketose-bisphosphate aldolase, with the protein MIVTTAELFKVAYGKYAVGAYNVNNMEQILGLFKGCVDSKAPFIIQLSKGSRKYADKRMLEALIRTAEVIYPDAIFAVHLDHGDEETCYDCIDSGFYSSVMIDASHEDFAENVAITKRVVERAHAKGLSVEAELGKLGGVEEDIQVDEGHACLTNPEEAIEFVKQTGCDSLAAAIGTSHGAYKFKGHQSLHFNVIKSIQEKIPGTPIVMHGSSSVPAEEVKRINAAGGTLDPSACGVDENEYLPAAKLGVTKVNIDTDGRLVWTRVHREFFKEKPGEFDFRPPGKVFIEEYAKFIAHKNEKLGSAGQVETVRAAVVKK; encoded by the coding sequence ATGATTGTCACCACAGCCGAACTCTTCAAGGTGGCCTACGGCAAATACGCCGTCGGGGCCTACAACGTCAATAACATGGAGCAGATCCTCGGCCTCTTCAAGGGGTGCGTCGATTCCAAGGCTCCCTTCATCATCCAGCTCTCCAAGGGCTCCCGGAAGTATGCCGACAAGCGGATGCTCGAGGCCCTGATCCGCACCGCGGAAGTGATCTATCCCGACGCGATCTTCGCCGTCCACCTCGACCACGGCGACGAGGAGACCTGCTACGACTGCATCGACTCCGGTTTCTATAGCTCCGTCATGATCGACGCCTCGCACGAGGACTTCGCCGAGAACGTCGCCATCACGAAGCGCGTCGTCGAGCGCGCCCACGCCAAGGGCCTCAGCGTCGAGGCCGAACTCGGCAAGCTCGGCGGCGTCGAGGAAGACATCCAGGTCGACGAAGGCCACGCCTGCCTCACCAACCCCGAGGAAGCGATCGAGTTCGTGAAGCAGACCGGCTGCGACTCCCTCGCCGCCGCGATCGGCACCAGCCACGGCGCCTACAAGTTCAAGGGCCACCAGTCCCTCCACTTCAACGTCATCAAGTCGATCCAGGAAAAGATCCCCGGCACCCCGATCGTGATGCACGGCAGCTCCAGCGTCCCCGCCGAAGAGGTGAAGCGCATCAACGCCGCCGGCGGCACCCTCGACCCGAGCGCCTGCGGCGTCGACGAGAACGAGTACCTCCCCGCCGCCAAGCTCGGCGTGACGAAGGTGAACATCGACACCGACGGCCGCCTCGTCTGGACCCGCGTCCACCGCGAGTTCTTCAAGGAAAAGCCCGGCGAGTTCGACTTCCGCCCCCCCGGCAAGGTCTTCATCGAAGAGTACGCGAAGTTCATCGCGCACAAGAACGAGAAGCTCGGCTCCGCCGGCCAGGTCGAGACCGTCCGCGCGGCGGTGGTGAAGAAGTAG
- the def gene encoding peptide deformylase, producing MILPLVYYPDARLRAKGAPIKVIDDTLRQLADDMLDTMEKHEGVGLAAQQIGQALQFAVVDVTGIDDRPSTMTIAGKAVNPEDYMPLFLINPVVTGTKAKEPGSEGCLSIPGLRTDVNRSKRVEVKTMTMEGKVLEFEATGLLAVAIQHETDHLHGKLFIDLLSPAERADVKDELDEIVEKYGPKE from the coding sequence ATGATCCTTCCGCTGGTCTACTACCCCGACGCCCGCCTCCGCGCCAAAGGAGCCCCGATCAAGGTCATCGACGACACCCTCCGCCAGCTCGCCGACGACATGCTCGACACCATGGAAAAGCACGAGGGCGTCGGCCTCGCCGCCCAGCAGATCGGCCAGGCCCTCCAATTCGCCGTCGTCGACGTCACCGGCATCGACGACCGCCCCAGCACCATGACCATCGCCGGGAAGGCCGTGAATCCCGAGGACTACATGCCCCTCTTCCTCATCAACCCCGTCGTCACCGGGACCAAGGCGAAGGAACCGGGCAGCGAAGGCTGCCTCAGCATCCCCGGCCTCCGCACCGACGTGAACCGGAGCAAGCGCGTCGAAGTGAAGACGATGACCATGGAAGGCAAAGTCCTCGAGTTCGAGGCCACCGGCCTCCTCGCCGTCGCCATCCAGCACGAGACCGACCATCTCCACGGCAAGCTCTTCATCGACCTCCTCAGCCCCGCCGAGCGCGCCGACGTGAAAGACGAGCTCGACGAGATCGTCGAGAAGTACGGGCCGAAGGAATAG
- a CDS encoding biopolymer transporter ExbD, with amino-acid sequence MRFRNKPHRTPIINIVSLIDILCIILIFFVVTSIFRREEPQIKLDLPESSQAKASQQTTPEIITVTEDEKVYLGPTLITVAELGPLLKSKRDADPRARFALKSSKKAPFGIVIKVMDAVKIAGIDELPTFTAEPNEANPDASAYPAAAAATP; translated from the coding sequence ATGCGCTTCCGCAACAAGCCCCACCGGACGCCGATCATCAACATCGTCTCGTTGATCGACATCCTCTGCATCATCCTCATCTTCTTCGTCGTCACCTCGATCTTCCGGCGCGAGGAGCCGCAGATCAAACTCGACCTCCCCGAGTCGAGCCAGGCCAAGGCCTCCCAGCAGACCACGCCCGAGATCATCACCGTCACCGAGGACGAGAAAGTCTACCTCGGCCCCACCCTCATCACCGTCGCCGAGCTCGGCCCCCTCCTGAAGAGCAAACGCGACGCCGACCCCCGCGCCCGCTTCGCCCTCAAATCGAGCAAGAAGGCCCCCTTCGGCATCGTCATCAAGGTCATGGACGCCGTCAAGATCGCCGGCATCGACGAGCTCCCCACCTTCACCGCCGAGCCGAACGAGGCCAATCCCGACGCCTCCGCCTATCCCGCCGCAGCCGCGGCGACGCCTTAG
- a CDS encoding MotA/TolQ/ExbB proton channel family protein yields MDLFHDVSQFFVRGGIFMVPLWIASLISLTVLLERSLAIRRNRVINPLLTDAIERLRYGQIPAEVEAAADDKTILGRLVRTALRNATWTKAENAETLQTKARSEISRLERGLVILEIAVGVGPLLGLLGTVSGLIKIFGNVGDQQIATQGVAIARGISEALNTTVFGLVVAIPALIAYSIFSRRVESFSVELESYCNELLSKLYTISEQETSGTTTPPLV; encoded by the coding sequence ATGGACCTCTTCCACGACGTTTCCCAGTTCTTCGTTCGCGGCGGCATCTTCATGGTGCCCCTCTGGATCGCCTCCCTCATCTCCCTCACCGTCCTCCTCGAACGGTCCCTCGCGATCCGCCGCAACCGCGTCATCAACCCCCTCCTCACCGACGCCATCGAGCGGCTCCGCTACGGCCAGATCCCGGCCGAGGTCGAGGCCGCCGCCGATGACAAGACGATCCTCGGCCGCCTCGTCCGCACCGCCCTCCGCAACGCCACCTGGACGAAGGCCGAGAACGCCGAGACCCTCCAGACCAAGGCCCGCTCCGAGATCAGCCGCCTCGAGCGCGGCCTCGTCATCCTCGAGATCGCCGTCGGCGTCGGCCCCCTCCTCGGCCTCCTCGGCACCGTCTCCGGCCTCATCAAGATCTTCGGCAACGTCGGCGACCAGCAGATCGCCACCCAGGGCGTCGCCATCGCGCGCGGCATCTCCGAGGCCCTGAACACCACCGTCTTCGGCCTCGTCGTCGCCATCCCCGCCCTCATCGCCTACAGCATCTTCAGCCGCCGCGTGGAGAGCTTCTCCGTCGAGCTCGAAAGCTACTGCAACGAGCTCCTCTCCAAGCTCTACACCATCAGCGAGCAGGAAACGTCCGGGACGACGACGCCCCCCCTGGTCTAG
- a CDS encoding PUR family DNA/RNA-binding protein: MDPSVRNIKSEKIDVERKIFMFDLKENDRGRFLRITEDVRGRRDTIIIPAPGLEEFRRALDSVIAASREAGPLPASSFPV, translated from the coding sequence ATGGATCCCTCTGTTCGCAATATCAAAAGTGAAAAAATCGACGTTGAACGCAAGATTTTCATGTTCGATCTGAAAGAGAATGACCGGGGGCGCTTCCTCCGCATTACGGAAGATGTTCGGGGACGCAGGGATACGATCATTATCCCGGCCCCGGGCCTCGAAGAATTCCGTCGTGCCCTTGATAGCGTGATCGCGGCCAGCCGCGAGGCCGGTCCGCTTCCCGCCAGTTCTTTCCCTGTTTAA
- a CDS encoding HEAT repeat domain-containing protein: MRSPSLFSARLGLGLVLIATLGLAGCGQEGKTRKRVEALVAANQFSSAYEVLQAGLVQNPKSKTLRREEILLLLKAERVDLAYSRYRAFTAEISRTDSFLFDALKDKDAAVRTSAARVLGMVGEPEAAGPLMNLLDDPNDNVRRAAVVSLGSLKNAKAIPPLVKALKDRWWFVRSEAATALGNMGDVRAVTPLFGVVTDPDGTVRHNAEIALTSLVRQVQDLTPYQKELQSGDPFRIRAATLSLAAVQDKSVTPVLLAYLTAPDPATRQQGLRAFRYQLDPEGLPAIRKCLTDPEPPVRFEAILAVVDYRDREAIPALQAMANEAGLDPRIKQVAAEAAKRLAALPTATPAPAAGAPTSAPASSAP; this comes from the coding sequence ATGCGTTCCCCGTCCCTTTTCTCCGCCCGCCTCGGCCTGGGCCTCGTCCTGATCGCCACCCTCGGCCTCGCCGGCTGCGGCCAGGAAGGGAAGACCCGGAAGCGGGTCGAGGCCCTCGTCGCTGCGAATCAGTTCTCCTCCGCCTATGAAGTCCTCCAGGCGGGCCTCGTCCAGAACCCGAAGAGCAAGACCCTCCGCCGCGAGGAAATCCTCCTCCTCCTCAAGGCCGAGCGGGTCGACCTCGCCTACAGCCGCTACCGCGCCTTCACCGCCGAGATCAGCCGCACCGACTCGTTCCTCTTCGACGCGCTGAAGGACAAGGACGCCGCCGTCCGCACCTCCGCCGCCCGCGTCCTCGGCATGGTCGGGGAGCCGGAGGCCGCCGGGCCACTGATGAACCTCCTCGACGATCCGAACGACAACGTCCGCCGCGCCGCCGTCGTCTCCCTCGGCAGCCTGAAGAACGCCAAGGCGATCCCGCCCCTCGTGAAGGCCCTGAAGGACCGATGGTGGTTCGTCCGCTCCGAGGCCGCCACCGCCCTCGGGAACATGGGCGACGTCCGCGCCGTCACCCCCCTCTTCGGCGTCGTCACCGATCCCGACGGCACCGTCCGCCACAACGCCGAGATCGCCCTCACCTCCCTCGTCCGGCAGGTGCAGGACCTCACCCCCTATCAAAAGGAACTCCAGAGCGGCGACCCCTTCCGCATCCGCGCCGCCACCCTCTCCCTCGCCGCCGTCCAGGACAAATCGGTCACCCCCGTCCTCCTCGCCTACCTGACCGCCCCCGATCCCGCCACCCGCCAGCAGGGCCTCCGCGCCTTCCGCTACCAGCTCGACCCCGAGGGCCTTCCGGCGATCCGCAAATGCCTGACCGATCCCGAGCCGCCCGTCCGCTTCGAGGCGATCCTCGCCGTCGTCGACTACCGCGACCGCGAGGCGATCCCCGCCCTCCAGGCGATGGCGAACGAGGCGGGCCTCGACCCCCGCATCAAGCAGGTCGCCGCCGAAGCCGCGAAGCGCCTCGCCGCCCTGCCGACGGCCACGCCCGCACCCGCCGCCGGGGCACCGACCTCCGCTCCCGCTTCATCCGCGCCGTAG
- a CDS encoding polyprenyl synthetase family protein, which yields MESGLNSASSLGRVTSASFPSSKETEGNGTNGAAHPLLNGGQNTEAIAARLKELDARILSQAALFDADIVAYLEYVLRCHGKRLRPTLALLCGEATGGIKESHLDVGTIVEMIHLATLVHDDIMDGASQRRNQPTASSRWGAEISVLVGDCLFSHALRVCSSKFPQEVSQVISGAVCEVCTGEILQTQRRFDLSLSFDDYIKIVRMKTGELFRVSCHLAAWANGASPETVAALGKYGESLGVAYQIYDDCLDFLGTEEEAGKTLGTDLEKGKITLPFLYLLQSTKGNARAHEALCEVLLHGSPKDRQTLVAQVKEQGALAQTLETLASHLDAAAEALNVLPPSEAKESLAAIPIALAGHVAVLTGGRA from the coding sequence ATGGAGTCCGGCCTCAATTCCGCCAGCAGCCTAGGCCGCGTCACTTCGGCTTCGTTTCCTTCCTCCAAAGAGACGGAGGGGAACGGGACCAACGGGGCGGCCCATCCCCTCCTGAACGGCGGCCAGAATACGGAGGCGATCGCCGCCCGTCTGAAGGAACTCGACGCCCGGATCCTTTCGCAGGCGGCCCTCTTCGACGCCGATATCGTCGCTTACCTGGAATACGTCCTCCGCTGCCACGGGAAGCGGCTCCGCCCCACCCTCGCCCTCCTCTGCGGCGAGGCGACGGGGGGGATCAAGGAATCCCACCTCGACGTGGGGACGATCGTCGAGATGATCCACCTCGCCACCCTCGTCCATGACGACATCATGGACGGCGCCTCGCAGCGCCGGAACCAGCCGACCGCGTCGAGCCGCTGGGGAGCCGAGATCTCGGTCCTCGTCGGCGACTGCCTCTTTTCCCACGCCCTCCGGGTCTGTTCCTCGAAGTTCCCGCAGGAGGTGAGCCAGGTCATCTCCGGGGCGGTCTGCGAGGTCTGCACCGGGGAGATACTCCAGACGCAGCGCCGCTTCGACCTCAGCCTCAGCTTCGACGACTACATCAAGATCGTCCGGATGAAGACCGGGGAACTCTTCCGCGTCTCGTGCCACCTCGCGGCCTGGGCCAACGGGGCCTCGCCGGAGACCGTCGCCGCCCTCGGCAAGTACGGGGAATCGCTCGGCGTGGCCTACCAGATCTACGACGACTGCCTCGACTTCCTCGGGACCGAGGAGGAGGCCGGGAAGACCCTCGGCACCGACCTCGAAAAGGGGAAGATCACCCTCCCGTTCCTCTACCTCCTCCAGTCGACGAAGGGCAACGCCCGCGCCCACGAGGCGCTGTGCGAGGTCCTGCTCCACGGCAGCCCGAAGGACCGCCAGACCCTCGTGGCGCAGGTGAAAGAGCAGGGGGCGCTGGCGCAGACGCTGGAAACCCTCGCCTCCCACCTCGACGCCGCCGCCGAAGCGCTGAACGTCCTGCCGCCCTCCGAGGCGAAGGAAAGCCTCGCCGCGATCCCGATCGCCCTGGCCGGGCACGTGGCGGTATTGACGGGCGGACGGGCTTAG
- a CDS encoding sigma-70 family RNA polymerase sigma factor has protein sequence MGEERPTETGSMLASRYPGVLPSGPMQDSAPSPGPTDRDLVSRAQEGDLAAFDELVLRYEKPIRVTLYNILLHHEDTNDALIETFTKAYQNLASFREEAQFSTWLYRIAKNTALNQIRKRKRRPFFSPSQEEEEEFYEGNNFIDNNISADVTRQIENQELQNKLNESLSRLSEEHRMVVSLFDVQGMSHAEIAAIMKCTEGTVRSRLFYAHKQLQKFLKDYKQ, from the coding sequence ATGGGAGAGGAACGCCCCACAGAAACCGGATCTATGCTTGCGTCCCGGTACCCCGGCGTACTACCCTCCGGGCCGATGCAGGATTCCGCGCCCTCTCCGGGCCCGACTGACCGTGATTTGGTCAGTCGGGCGCAGGAGGGCGATTTGGCGGCCTTCGACGAGCTGGTCCTCCGCTACGAAAAGCCGATCCGGGTGACGCTCTATAATATCCTCCTCCACCACGAGGATACGAACGATGCGCTGATCGAGACCTTCACGAAGGCCTACCAGAACCTCGCCTCGTTCCGCGAGGAGGCCCAATTCTCCACTTGGCTCTACCGGATCGCGAAGAACACCGCGCTGAACCAGATCCGGAAGCGGAAACGCCGCCCCTTCTTTTCCCCCTCCCAGGAAGAGGAAGAAGAGTTTTACGAGGGTAATAATTTCATTGATAATAATATTTCGGCTGATGTGACCCGTCAGATCGAGAATCAGGAGCTGCAAAATAAATTGAACGAATCGCTCTCCCGGTTGTCAGAAGAACACAGAATGGTTGTATCCCTCTTCGACGTTCAAGGCATGAGTCACGCGGAAATCGCGGCGATCATGAAATGCACCGAAGGGACCGTCCGCTCCCGCTTGTTTTACGCCCATAAGCAGTTGCAAAAGTTTCTCAAAGATTATAAACAGTAA